A stretch of the Ostrea edulis chromosome 9, xbOstEdul1.1, whole genome shotgun sequence genome encodes the following:
- the LOC130050390 gene encoding heat shock 70 kDa protein 12A-like, translating into MDTEINPWPIVCAIDFGTTYSGYAYSMRTDYERNPLEIERNPAWLNEGPGTMKTPTCILFDKSKNFHSFGYEAERKYASLAEKAQEGQNEDEDDDEDDDSDEEKSGSRTKDNFNDWLFFRRFKMKLFQNEDSTVRRRKLNKLHLSAENGEKLPAVKVFSEAIRYLKRHFEGLLENTTLRQDGNRNNTPAISADDAKRLSDDSECTKNSNVLSSSDDILWVLTVPAIWSDEAKQFMREAAIQAGIEDDKLILALEPESAALLCKQLALIRDVEDINIKMFDTGSKFMVVDCGGGTVDVTAYEVIDSNSLREIHCASGNDVGGTNVDRLFFDLIQDIFGKKAVKCFKDNSPSDYLELLRSFETKKRGIEQRNPDEEKAETITFSNLSDLFKECSKANQNNDKAVSSRIQEMDLKKKIKAFSRAKLRFDANYLIEAVFDSPISAIVGHLQDLNQTEKVAEIDIILLVGGFSECPLLRKAIKAQFPNKKVINPREGSIAVMKGAVLFGHSPENMIRKSIQLGQVFPSNETQGIIRKSKAYYGVATDVPFIDDEHPQMHKFISESGEVMCTDIFDCLIEKNQELKLGTVIEKKFCSSNSFEANVEIYRSDNNVRYCSDEGCKRIGQISAEFPEDIHYSEKRLFKIQLHFGFTEKIAIAVDLTTQRSWKVKLNCLL; encoded by the exons ATGGATACAGAAATCAACCCATGGCCCATTGTGTGTGCTATTGATTTTGGGACTACATACAGTGGATATGCTTATTCCATGCGTACTGACTATGAGAGGAATCCCCTGGAGATCGAAAGGAACCCAGCCTGGCTCAACGAAGGCCCAGGAACAATGAAAACGCCTACGTGTATTCTATTCGACAAGTCCAAAAACTTTCACTCGTTTGGGTATGAGGCTGAGAGGAAGTATGCATCTTTAGCAGAAAAAGCTCAAGAGGGACAAAATGAGGATGAGGACGATGACGAAGATGATGATAGCGACGAGGAGAAAAGTGGGAGTAGAACAAAAGACAATTTTAATGATTGGCTTTTCTTTCGGAGGTTCAAAATGAAGCTTTTCCAAAATGAAGATTCGACAGTG AGAAGAAGGAAGTTAAACAAATTACATTTGAGTGCAGAAAATGGAGAAAAACTTCCAGCTGTGAAAGTATTTTCAGAAGCCATAAGATATCTCAAAAGACACTTTGAAGGTTTATTGGAGAATACAACACTGCGACAAGATGGTAATCGAAACAACACTCCTGCAATATCAGCAGACGATGCAAAACGATTATCAGACGACAGTGAATGTACGAAGAACTCTAACGTTTTATCTTCGTCTGACGATATTTTGTGGGTTCTCACTGTTCCTGCTATTTGGTCTGACGAAGCCAAACAGTTCATGAGAGAAGCTGCTATTCAG GCCGGTATAGAGGATGATAAACTAATTTTGGCCTTAGAACCGGAGTCAGCAGCTCTGCTTTGTAAACAGTTAGCTCTGATTAGAGACGTCGAAGATATCAACATCAAGATGTTTGACACCGGAAGCAAGTTCATGGTGGTAGACTGTGGAG GCGGTACAGTAGATGTAACAGCATATGAGGTGATAGACAGCAACTCTCTGAGAGAAATACACTGTGCCTCAGGGAATGACGTAGGAGGAACCAATGTCGACAGACTGTTCTTCGATCTGATACAAGATATTTTTGGGAAGAAAGCAGTCAAATGTTTCAAAGATAATTCCCCGTCTGATTATTTAGAACTGTTGAGAAGCTTTGAAACAAAGAAACGGGGCATCGAACAACGAAATCCCGATGAGGAAAAGGCTGAAACAATTACTTTTTCAAACCTTTCGGATCTTTTCAAAGAATGCAGCAAGGCTAACCAGAACAATGATAAAGCAGTATCCTCAAGAATACAAGAGATGGActtgaagaagaaaataaaagcATTCAGTCGTGCAAAGTTACGCTTTGACGCGAATTATTTGATTGAGGCTGTCTTTGACAGCCCCATTTCGGCCATAGTAGGTCACTTACAAGATCTTAATCAAACTGAGAAGGTAGCTGAAATCGATATTATTTTACTTGTGGGTGGCTTTTCCGAATGTCCGTTATTACGGAAAGCTATCAAAGCTCAATTTCCTAacaaaaaagtgataaatcCGCGAGAAGGAAGCATCGCTGTGATGAAAGGGGCTGTTCTGTTTGGACACAGCCCCGAAAATATGATACGGAAATCCATTCAACTAGGACAGGTATTTCCATCCAATGAGACCCAGGGTATTATCCGGAAAAGCAAGGCGTATTATGGCGTCGCTACAGACGTCCCTTTTATTGACGATGAACATCCACAGATGCATAAATTTATCAGCGAGAGTGGAGAGGTGATGTGCACGGACATCTTTGATTGCTTGATTGAAAAAAACCAAGAACTGAAGTTAGGTACTGTCatagaaaaaaaattttgttcaTCCAACTCTTTTGAGGCGAACGTTGAAATTTACCGATCTGACAATAACGTCCGTTACTGTTCTGATGAGGGTTGCAAAAGGATTGGACAAATTTCTGCAGAATTTCCAGAAGATATCCATTATTCTGAAAAAAGATTATTTAAAATCCAGCTACACTTTGGGTTTACGGAGAAAATAGCCATAGCTGTCGATCTTACAACACAACGATCTTGGAAAGTGAAACTTAACTGTCTTCTTTGA